The following are encoded in a window of Podospora pseudoanserina strain CBS 124.78 chromosome 6, whole genome shotgun sequence genomic DNA:
- a CDS encoding hypothetical protein (EggNog:ENOG503NUHM; COG:S): MLDMLLITTGLIRRTLPSKTPNRTTTFPHQQQLNTYTQHLQPGPYDRMRHTATPFHTDVNNSAHDIDLDSELNYQSLSSSPVSTQSLLSQYSGVGSSPLSTFDSIPTPTLGGLRGDFEGSLFEYSPQSNQATLAESSASLFPNLDLMQTDTWMPNGLTPRSVGRFSHHRESSLSSLGSNGPASPYSHNTTNPQIAVTDSLGEYHGLPSQEDFNYQLAPTKPFPGVTHDNFYANLGTYASAGPTAINYPQVATAPKRRDDRGLLQPSENPIGSNRSQPVSVASSINSDSPATPAGDLEEDRRNKNGENEPNLFDYLSNDPSSPFLDEAVMHTVPKLDRTLTDVYADELYNPDFTLTNTSASQLPVSPTNDLFVQRIQAANNQHLTATVNSPASATPRDRSPFRHGSPHAPLPVHDFSSMGASQARFGSAQQMREQSKALQDARVMQQQLSRAASATTPPTTISPKDAMLEFHESDGDNSFPLFPPQSSTFNVDAITKATSAPSQPAFNGLSLDTTAMFNNYLASGLPNNIQVPQQYPFIARPQPRQESAVPSLSNASLNTSRVSSVDTGLDSVNSPPKRPADVSADGGTYTCTYHGCTMRFETPALLQKHKREGHRQAHGLNGSRQPGGMTSSLMSQAGPHRCDRINPSTGKPCNTVFSRPYDLTRHEDTIHNARKQKVRCNLCTDEKTFSRADALTRHYRVCHPDVEFPGKQRRRAHASG, from the exons ATGCTCGACATGTTATTAATAACCACGGGACTGATACG CCGGACCCTTCCCTCCAAG ACCCCAAACCGAACAACAACCtttcctcatcaacaacaactcaaCACATACACACAACACCTACAACCCGGCCCATACGACCGTATGCGACACACAGCGACACCATTCCACACCGACGTGAACAATAGCGCACACGACATTGACCTCGACTCGGAACTCAACTACCAGAGCTTGTCGTCATCGCCAGTCTCGACACAGTCGCTGCTCTCGCAGTACTCGGGTGTGGGTTCTTCGCCTTTGTCGACCTTTGATAGCATTCCGACACCGACGCTGGGAGGACTGAGAGGAGATTTCGAGGGCTCTTTGTTCGAATACTCGCCACAAAGCAACCAGGCCACCCTCGCAGAGTCATCTGCGTCGCTTTTCCCAAACCTCGACCTGATGCAAACGGATACGTGGATGCCAAACGGCCTCACCCCAAGGTCGGTCGGTCGATTCTCACATCACAGAGAGTCTTCGCTGTCTTCTCTGGGCTCGAATGGTCCAGCTTCTCCATATTcgcacaacaccaccaatcCTCAGATCGCGGTGACGGATTCTCTGGGTGAATACCACGGCTTGCCATCACAGGAAGACTTCAACTACCAACTTGCACCAACAAAGCCGTTTCCCGGTGTGACACACGACAACTTCTACGCCAACCTCGGGACATATGCCTCGGCCGGTCCAACGGCTATCAACTACCCACAAGTAGCTACGGCTCCGAAGCGGAGGGACGACCGAGGGTTGCTTCAGCCTTCTGAGAACCCGATTGGGTCTAACCGGTCACAGCCCGTATCGGTGGCGAGCTCTATTAATTCTGACTCACCCGCCACCCCAGCAGGTGACCTCGAGGAAGACAGGAGGAACAAGAATGGTGAGAATGAACCAAACCTTTTCGATTACCTCTCAAACGATCCAAGCTCACCATTCCTCGATGAAGCAGTCATGCACACCGTTCCCAAACTCGACCGCACTCTGACGGATGTTTATGCCGATGAACTCTACAACCCAGACTTCACCCTCACAAACACATCAGCATCTCAGCTCCCAGTATCACCAACAAACGACTTGTTTGTACAGAGGATCCAGGCTGCCAACAACCAGCACTTGACAGCAACAGTCAACTCACCGGCCTCAGCGACACCACGGGATCGATCACCATTCCGCCACGGCTCACCGCACGCGCCCTTGCCAGTGCATGATTTCTCATCCATGGGAGCTTCGCAAGCTCGCTTCGGGTCGGCTCAGCAGATGCGTGAGCAGAGCAAGGCGCTTCAGGACGCCCGTGTTATGCAGCAACAACTGTCTCGCGCTGCGAGtgccaccacaccaccaactaCCATCTCACCCAAGGACGCCATGCTCGAGTTCCACGAGTCGGATGGGGACAACAGCTTCCCACTGTTCCCACCACAGTCGAGCACCTTCAACGTGgatgccatcaccaaggccaCCAGTGCCCCCAGCCAGCCGGCGTTCAACGGGCTTTCTTTGGATACTACGGCCATGTTCAACAACTACCTGGCCTCTGGCCTTCCCAACAACATTCAGGTGCCGCAGCAATACCCATTCATCGCACGCCCACAGCCACGTCAAGAGAGCGCTGTGCCATCGCTGAGCAATGCCTCGCTCAACACATCAAGAGTCAGCTCTGTCGATACCGGTCTAGACTCTGTCAACAGCCCACCAAAGCGACCTGCGGATGTCTCTGCTGACGGAGGCACGTACACCTGCACATACCATGGCTGCACTATGCGCTTCGAAACCCCAGCGCTTCTGCAAAAGCACAAAAGGGAGGGACATCGCCAGGCACATGGCCTCAACGGTAGCAGGCAGCCAGGGGGCATGACGTCCAGTCTCATGTCGCAGGCTGGGCCTCACCGCTGCGATCGTATCAACCCCAGCACTGGAAAGCCCTGCAACACTGTCTTCTCGAGACCCTACGACCTTACCAGGCACGAAGACACGATTCACAACGCACGCAAGCAAAAGGTTCGCTGCAACCTGTGCACTGATGAGAAGACGTTTAGCCGCGCTGATGCCCTTACTCGACATTACCGCGTGTGCCACCCCGATGTTGAGTTTCCCGGCAAGCAACGTCGTCGGGCTCACGCCAGCGGGTGA